A genomic segment from Thermus sp. LT1-2-5 encodes:
- a CDS encoding Crp/Fnr family transcriptional regulator produces MDLAQVPLFRELGSKDLEALAREARPRSLRRGEVLFLEGEPVRALFVVRKGLIKVYKLDPEGRKQVVLHVEGPGRVLAEVALFLERPTYPASAEALEESEVLCIPKETFYRLLEERPPLARALIRYLARRQGQLLHLLDRLVFHEVRERLCEFLLGRLKEEGQGFRLPTNPELAALLGTVPEAVSRNLGELYRRGLIRLSGRRVEIPNPKALEEEIL; encoded by the coding sequence ATGGACCTGGCCCAAGTACCCCTCTTCCGCGAACTGGGCTCCAAGGACCTGGAGGCCCTGGCCCGGGAAGCTAGGCCTCGCTCGTTGCGAAGGGGCGAGGTGCTCTTTCTGGAGGGGGAGCCCGTCCGGGCCCTCTTCGTGGTGCGAAAGGGCCTCATCAAGGTCTACAAGCTAGACCCTGAGGGCCGGAAGCAGGTGGTCCTCCACGTGGAGGGGCCAGGCCGGGTCTTGGCCGAGGTGGCCCTCTTCTTGGAACGGCCCACCTACCCGGCCAGCGCCGAGGCCCTGGAGGAAAGCGAGGTTCTCTGCATCCCTAAAGAGACCTTCTACCGCCTGCTGGAGGAAAGACCCCCCCTGGCGCGGGCCCTGATACGCTACCTGGCCCGGCGGCAAGGCCAACTCCTCCACCTCCTGGATCGCCTGGTCTTCCACGAGGTGCGGGAGAGGCTTTGCGAGTTCCTACTGGGAAGGCTAAAGGAAGAAGGACAGGGCTTCCGCCTTCCCACCAACCCCGAGCTGGCTGCCCTTTTGGGCACCGTGCCCGAGGCGGTTTCCCGCAACCTGGGGGAGCTTTACCGACGGGGACTGATCCGGCTTTCCGGTCGAAGGGTGGAAATCCCCAACCCCAAGGCCTTAGAGGAGGAGATTTTGTGA
- a CDS encoding FeoA family protein, whose translation MYPLSALSPGQRARVLQVAPDRRRLLALGLRPGATVEVLLQAPLGDPMEVRAGEAFLLLRKEEAQAVMVEALDEA comes from the coding sequence ATGTATCCCCTCTCCGCCCTCTCCCCTGGCCAACGCGCCCGCGTGCTCCAGGTGGCGCCTGATCGCCGCCGTCTCCTGGCTTTGGGCCTCCGCCCCGGCGCCACGGTGGAGGTCCTGCTCCAGGCACCCTTGGGCGACCCTATGGAGGTGCGGGCGGGGGAAGCCTTCTTGCTCCTAAGGAAGGAAGAGGCGCAAGCGGTAATGGTGGAGGCCCTGGACGAGGCATGA
- the feoB gene encoding ferrous iron transport protein B: MSCPRCAPQTPLVLKAEERWALVGNPNTGKSSLINALAGAGLEVGNWPGTTLERLSAHLPLGQARVELVDLPGTYSLLPTSPEEALVLTELLQNPPDRILNVVDAGNLERNLVLTLELMELGLPMALVVNLLDEAEAKGLRVDLEALAQALDLPVAGTVAARGEVEGVLQAALEARTPTPPVRYPAPLEAVLAALEPLYPSRGLALLALLGEEVPLPEPLLAAARKEREKLLLEGHDPYLLALEGRYQKAKEVYEKAVERQGTPSSLTERLDRLVLHPLLGLPLFLLSLFLAFRFTFALSGPWVDLIGQVQEVLAGWVAAAPLPPLFRSFLAEGVVAGVGTVLAFTPVLFLLYLALAFLETSGFLARMAFVADRVMQWAGLPGKAFIPLVLGFGCNVPAVYATRALAHPLDRLRVALAIPFLACGARLPVFTLFAFVFFPMNAPLVVLGLYLLGLLVGLATALFLGRFLRAGRGEGAMELPPYRFPPLKLLLRLSLARTGSFVRGAGGPILVAVLLIWALLHVPLGATSPYALLAQTLTPLFAPLGVGDWRLVGALIPGFVAKEVVVGALGVSFLSGEGVAPLGLLEGLRTLSQALFQALWGTLQGLFSLFAPASVSLAPEPTPLQTALKEAVAPMGALAYLVFVLLYTPCVATLAALRQVVGARWATFSVAYQLLLAYALAFLAGHLPFRP; encoded by the coding sequence ATGAGCTGCCCCCGGTGCGCACCCCAGACTCCCTTGGTCTTGAAGGCGGAGGAGCGCTGGGCCTTGGTGGGCAACCCCAACACCGGCAAGTCCTCCCTCATCAACGCCCTCGCCGGGGCGGGCCTCGAGGTGGGCAACTGGCCCGGCACCACCTTGGAACGCCTCTCGGCCCACCTGCCTTTAGGGCAAGCCCGGGTGGAACTGGTGGACCTGCCGGGCACCTATAGCCTCCTCCCCACCTCCCCGGAGGAAGCCCTCGTCCTAACGGAACTCCTACAAAACCCCCCGGACCGGATCCTGAACGTGGTGGATGCGGGGAACCTGGAGCGGAACCTGGTCCTAACCCTGGAGCTCATGGAGCTCGGACTGCCCATGGCCTTGGTGGTGAACCTCCTGGACGAGGCGGAGGCCAAGGGGCTTCGGGTGGACCTGGAGGCCTTGGCCCAGGCCCTGGACCTGCCCGTGGCCGGGACCGTGGCCGCCCGGGGCGAGGTGGAAGGGGTTTTGCAGGCGGCCTTGGAGGCCAGGACGCCTACCCCCCCCGTGCGCTACCCCGCCCCCCTCGAGGCAGTCTTGGCCGCCCTGGAGCCCCTCTACCCCAGCCGCGGGCTTGCCCTCCTCGCCCTTTTGGGGGAGGAGGTCCCCTTACCCGAACCCCTCCTGGCGGCCGCCCGGAAGGAGCGGGAAAAACTCCTCCTGGAAGGGCACGACCCCTACCTCTTGGCCTTGGAGGGGCGCTATCAGAAGGCCAAGGAGGTGTACGAAAAAGCGGTGGAGCGCCAAGGCACCCCCTCCTCCCTCACCGAGCGCCTGGACCGCTTGGTCCTCCATCCCCTTTTGGGGCTACCCCTTTTCCTCCTGTCCCTTTTCCTCGCCTTCCGTTTCACCTTTGCCCTATCGGGCCCCTGGGTGGACCTCATCGGCCAGGTGCAGGAGGTGCTCGCAGGGTGGGTGGCCGCCGCACCCCTGCCGCCTCTTTTCCGCTCCTTCTTGGCGGAGGGCGTGGTGGCGGGGGTGGGCACGGTCCTGGCCTTTACCCCGGTCCTCTTTCTCCTCTATCTGGCCCTGGCCTTTTTGGAAACCTCCGGGTTCCTAGCCCGCATGGCCTTCGTGGCCGACCGGGTCATGCAGTGGGCAGGCCTTCCCGGCAAGGCCTTCATCCCTTTGGTCTTGGGGTTTGGTTGCAACGTGCCCGCCGTGTACGCCACCCGGGCCCTCGCCCATCCCCTGGACCGCCTGCGGGTAGCCTTGGCCATCCCCTTCCTGGCCTGCGGGGCCCGACTTCCCGTCTTTACCCTGTTCGCCTTTGTCTTCTTCCCCATGAATGCACCCTTGGTGGTTCTTGGGCTTTACCTTTTGGGCCTTCTGGTGGGCCTCGCCACCGCCTTGTTCCTGGGGCGCTTCCTGCGGGCCGGGCGGGGCGAGGGGGCCATGGAGCTTCCCCCCTACCGCTTCCCGCCCCTCAAGCTCCTCCTCCGCCTCTCCTTGGCCCGCACGGGAAGCTTTGTGCGGGGGGCCGGGGGGCCCATTTTGGTGGCCGTCCTCCTCATCTGGGCCCTCCTTCATGTCCCCTTGGGGGCCACAAGCCCCTATGCCCTGCTGGCCCAAACCCTTACCCCCCTCTTTGCACCCTTGGGCGTGGGGGACTGGCGGCTCGTGGGCGCCCTAATCCCCGGCTTCGTGGCCAAGGAGGTGGTGGTGGGGGCTTTGGGGGTAAGCTTCCTGAGCGGGGAAGGCGTGGCGCCCCTGGGCCTCCTCGAGGGCCTCCGCACCCTCTCCCAAGCCCTCTTCCAGGCCCTTTGGGGCACCCTGCAGGGGCTATTTTCCCTCTTCGCCCCGGCCAGTGTTTCCTTGGCCCCTGAACCCACTCCCTTACAGACCGCCCTGAAGGAGGCCGTGGCCCCCATGGGGGCCCTGGCCTACCTGGTCTTCGTCCTCCTTTACACCCCTTGCGTGGCCACCCTGGCCGCCTTGCGCCAGGTGGTGGGGGCACGCTGGGCCACCTTCTCCGTGGCCTACCAGCTCCTTTTGGCCTACGCCCTGGCCTTCCTGGCCGGGCACCTTCCCTTCCGCCCATGA
- a CDS encoding AraC family ligand binding domain-containing protein has protein sequence MGRHTSQTHIYPQVLKLVRFRREAPGLEPLAQGVHLQTRLVSLLPGQVFPSPPLAGELVFFVLRGQGQLELKGTEHALGPGSMAFIPNRCPCKIQAATKMVILQIIGLPHALDTPTSGYPV, from the coding sequence ATGGGTAGGCACACTTCCCAAACCCATATTTACCCCCAAGTGCTGAAGCTCGTTCGGTTCCGCCGAGAAGCGCCCGGCCTCGAGCCCTTAGCCCAGGGGGTTCATCTCCAAACTCGCCTCGTTTCCCTTCTCCCCGGACAGGTCTTTCCTTCACCACCCCTTGCTGGCGAGCTCGTATTCTTCGTCCTTCGGGGACAGGGCCAGCTGGAACTCAAGGGTACCGAGCACGCCCTTGGTCCTGGAAGCATGGCCTTCATTCCCAACCGATGTCCTTGCAAAATTCAGGCGGCAACCAAGATGGTCATTCTCCAGATCATAGGCCTACCTCACGCCCTAGATACCCCAACCAGTGGATATCCGGTTTAG
- a CDS encoding hemerythrin domain-containing protein — protein MVKAFLGKSLARPGGRVEVLEVAPGQEVEIKVFRSEDALLVGLKGNLLLHFWQRRGALLPGEVVRLRPGRLTLRSPEGGRALLVTLGVSPERLRKDHAYLSSLLEDLPSREVAEILAQKLEAHIALEEALYYPTFSPGKLKERLLEHRILRELLGELLKTLKEGRSAKHVVERLRTAFLAHAEAELDG, from the coding sequence ATGGTAAAAGCCTTTTTAGGCAAAAGCCTGGCTCGTCCGGGCGGGCGAGTTGAGGTACTGGAAGTCGCTCCTGGGCAGGAAGTGGAAATCAAGGTCTTCCGGAGTGAGGATGCCTTGTTGGTGGGCCTCAAAGGCAATCTTCTTCTGCACTTCTGGCAAAGGAGGGGAGCCTTGTTACCTGGAGAGGTGGTTCGGCTGCGGCCGGGGCGCCTAACCCTTAGAAGCCCAGAGGGGGGGCGGGCTTTACTGGTAACCCTGGGCGTCTCCCCTGAACGCTTACGGAAAGACCATGCATACCTCTCTTCTCTTCTCGAGGACCTTCCCTCCCGGGAAGTCGCCGAGATTCTGGCCCAAAAGCTAGAAGCCCACATAGCGTTGGAAGAAGCGCTTTATTATCCCACCTTTAGCCCCGGGAAGCTGAAGGAAAGGTTGCTAGAGCACAGGATCTTGCGCGAACTCTTGGGTGAACTCCTCAAAACCCTTAAGGAGGGACGTTCTGCGAAACATGTGGTGGAACGGCTACGAACCGCCTTCCTGGCCCATGCAGAGGCTGAACTCGATGGGTAA
- a CDS encoding NAD(P)/FAD-dependent oxidoreductase: MEEGIVIVGGGFGGLAAAKALDRAGVSYLLVDVRNHHLFQPLLYQVATGFLEAPAIAYPLRPLLRKGRFLLARVEEVDLEERRLFLEGGKALPYHHLIVATGSYPHDLGVLGIKEHALFLKTLEDAIKIRNRLLKALEEAAWGQKLLRFVVVGGGATGVELSGALTEFLRNVLPRDFPEIPGAEVHLLEAGPRLLPTFRPGLSAYALKALSGLGVRVALQTQVARVEEGGVVLKDGTFFPADLVLWAVGVKGNPLPGLPQDPRGRVPTDPFLRLPDHSEVYVVGDVNGLGLPGVAPVALQQGAWAAKNLLRALKGQAPLPFRYRDRGQLAVIGRNRAVAEVRRLAFAGLPAWLLWSLVHLRELVGFRNRLLVLLDWAYTYFFRQPGVRVLWRELPIEFSLCMGQEGGS, from the coding sequence GTGGAAGAGGGCATCGTCATTGTGGGCGGCGGTTTCGGTGGCCTGGCGGCGGCTAAGGCCTTGGACCGGGCGGGGGTGTCCTACCTCCTCGTGGACGTCCGCAACCACCACCTCTTCCAGCCCCTCCTCTACCAGGTGGCCACGGGATTTCTCGAGGCCCCGGCCATTGCCTACCCCTTGCGGCCCCTCCTCCGGAAGGGGCGTTTCCTCCTGGCCCGGGTGGAGGAGGTGGATCTAGAGGAGCGGCGACTCTTTTTGGAAGGTGGAAAGGCGCTCCCCTACCACCACCTTATCGTAGCCACGGGAAGCTACCCTCACGACCTTGGAGTTTTGGGCATAAAGGAACACGCCCTTTTCCTGAAGACCCTGGAGGACGCCATAAAAATCCGGAACCGGCTCCTAAAGGCCTTAGAGGAGGCGGCGTGGGGACAAAAGCTCCTTCGCTTTGTGGTGGTGGGTGGGGGGGCCACGGGGGTGGAGCTTTCCGGGGCCTTGACTGAATTTCTACGTAACGTCCTTCCCCGGGACTTTCCCGAGATCCCCGGCGCCGAGGTACACCTTCTGGAGGCCGGGCCTAGGCTGCTTCCCACTTTCCGCCCGGGGCTTTCCGCTTACGCCCTAAAGGCCCTTTCTGGTTTGGGGGTGCGGGTGGCCCTCCAGACCCAGGTGGCCCGGGTGGAGGAAGGGGGTGTAGTCCTGAAGGACGGGACCTTTTTCCCCGCCGACCTCGTCCTTTGGGCCGTGGGGGTCAAGGGGAACCCGCTTCCGGGCCTACCCCAGGACCCCCGGGGCCGGGTGCCCACGGACCCCTTTTTGCGGCTTCCCGACCACTCTGAGGTTTACGTGGTGGGGGACGTGAACGGCTTAGGCCTTCCCGGGGTGGCTCCGGTGGCCTTGCAACAGGGGGCCTGGGCCGCTAAGAACCTCCTTAGGGCCCTAAAGGGACAAGCCCCCCTTCCCTTCCGCTACCGCGATAGGGGTCAGCTTGCAGTTATCGGGCGCAACCGAGCGGTAGCAGAAGTGAGGCGACTGGCTTTTGCTGGCCTACCCGCTTGGCTCCTTTGGTCCCTGGTCCATTTGAGGGAACTCGTAGGGTTCCGTAACCGCCTCCTTGTCCTTCTAGACTGGGCTTACACGTACTTTTTCCGCCAGCCGGGGGTGCGGGTGTTGTGGAGGGAATTACCCATCGAGTTCAGCCTCTGCATGGGCCAGGAAGGCGGTTCGTAG
- a CDS encoding sulfurtransferase TusA family protein: protein MALPSGLVVEVRQEVPFLPKVAFTLISLASLLGAIFTGLHLGLAPAWLVVRWLLLWLCGLALGFAAWRAFYLRKEPDLPEASGFLEEEGRVWAHLARRLTWPLALTAPLSLFFTYLGGLKGPLFLGTLLLTGALWAGWPRVAFASALGLFLLWAWADTLTPEGFLLRALHFLAFGLWLGGALFNLGVNVPVGMRHPQVPAVVAGARQLERFRWVVRFALPTVFLTGLGMALAYRLPLSTFLGFPFALILLKVFLLAGLVVIFITCPLYRQCSPVQGVCRLEDLSVRPLRRLDNRRTPCALGLIRATEAMAELPSGVVLELLSKDIYAPYEVPAWAGKYGYRILKHEQRGVFPFRYHRFLVEKP, encoded by the coding sequence ATGGCCTTGCCCTCAGGCCTGGTGGTGGAGGTCCGCCAAGAGGTCCCCTTCCTGCCCAAGGTGGCCTTTACCCTCATCAGCCTGGCCTCTTTGCTGGGGGCGATCTTTACCGGCCTGCACCTGGGTCTTGCCCCGGCATGGCTCGTTGTGCGCTGGCTCCTCCTCTGGCTCTGCGGCTTGGCCTTAGGGTTTGCCGCTTGGCGGGCCTTCTACCTCCGAAAGGAGCCGGATCTACCGGAGGCCTCGGGGTTTTTGGAGGAGGAAGGGCGGGTCTGGGCCCACCTGGCTCGGAGGCTTACTTGGCCCCTGGCCCTCACGGCCCCTCTTTCCCTTTTCTTCACCTATCTAGGCGGGCTAAAAGGCCCTCTCTTCCTTGGCACCCTGCTTCTTACGGGGGCCCTGTGGGCAGGATGGCCCCGGGTGGCCTTCGCCTCAGCCTTGGGGCTCTTCCTCCTCTGGGCCTGGGCCGACACCCTCACCCCGGAAGGGTTCCTCCTACGGGCGCTTCACTTTCTCGCGTTTGGCCTCTGGCTCGGTGGGGCGCTTTTCAACCTTGGGGTCAACGTGCCCGTGGGTATGCGTCACCCCCAGGTGCCGGCGGTGGTAGCGGGGGCCAGGCAGCTGGAACGCTTCCGCTGGGTGGTGCGCTTTGCCCTACCCACGGTCTTCCTCACCGGTCTGGGGATGGCCTTGGCCTATCGGCTTCCCCTCTCCACTTTCCTCGGCTTCCCCTTTGCCCTCATCCTCTTGAAGGTCTTCCTGCTTGCCGGCCTTGTAGTCATCTTCATTACCTGCCCCCTCTACCGGCAGTGCTCCCCGGTGCAGGGGGTTTGCCGCCTCGAGGACCTCAGCGTCCGGCCGCTCCGCCGCCTGGACAACCGCCGTACCCCGTGCGCCCTGGGACTGATCCGGGCCACGGAGGCCATGGCGGAACTGCCTTCGGGGGTGGTGCTGGAGCTCCTTTCCAAGGACATCTACGCACCCTACGAGGTTCCCGCCTGGGCGGGCAAGTACGGCTACCGGATCCTCAAGCACGAGCAAAGGGGGGTCTTCCCCTTCCGTTACCACCGGTTCCTAGTGGAGAAGCCATGA
- a CDS encoding ferredoxin family protein, with protein sequence MPHVICEPCIGVKDRSCQEVCPVECIYDAGEQLYIHPDECIDCGACVPACPVSAIYPEEDVPPQWRDYIEKNRLWAQTLPNLHVLEE encoded by the coding sequence ATGCCCCACGTAATCTGCGAGCCTTGCATCGGTGTCAAGGACCGTTCCTGCCAGGAAGTCTGCCCCGTGGAGTGCATTTACGATGCTGGGGAGCAACTCTACATCCACCCGGACGAGTGCATTGACTGCGGGGCCTGCGTGCCCGCCTGCCCGGTGAGCGCCATCTACCCTGAGGAGGACGTTCCTCCCCAGTGGCGGGACTACATTGAGAAGAATCGGCTCTGGGCCCAGACCCTGCCCAACCTTCACGTATTGGAGGAGTAG